One Streptosporangium becharense genomic window, CTTGGCGTCGCCGCGGACGCGCTGCTCAGCGCCGTCTCAAACCGGATTCCAACCGCCGTCGAAGCGCCGCTTAACCGGGCGCTCCCACAATGAGCGCCACGCGCCGAAGAGGGAGCCGGATATGGCGGATGTCGCCGTCGAGACCAGCGGACTGCGAAAAACCTACGTGAGCTCGTCCGGGGTGACGGAGGCGGTGGCCGGCCTCACCCTGCAAGTGCCGAAGGGTGAGCTGTTCGGCCTGCTCGGGCCGAACGGCGCGGGCAAGTCGACCACGATCGGCATGCTCACCACCAGGATCGTCCCGACGGACGGCGTGGCCAGGGTGGCGGGGGCGGACGTGGTGCGCGACCCCATCGCGGTCAAACGCCGCATCGGCGTCGTGGCCCAGTACAACAACCTGGACCGCCAGCTCACCGTGCTGGAGAACCTGGAGTTCCGCGGCCGGTACGCGGGGCTGCCGGCGAAGGAGGCCCGGCGGCGGGCCCTCGAACTGCTGGAACGGTTCAGCCTCGGCTCCCGGGCCGGTGCCCGGGTCACCGAGATGTCGGGCGGCCAGGCGCAGCGAGTGATGATCGCCAGGGCGTTGATCCACCGGCCGGACGTCCTCTTCCTCGACGAGCCCACCTCGGGCCTGGACCCGCAGACCCGGGTGAACCTCTGGGACATCCTGGACGGGATCCGCGCCGCCGGGCAGACGGTCGTCCTGTCCACCCACTACATGGAGGAGGCCGAGCGGCTCTGCGACCGGATCGCGATCGTCGACCACGGCGCGGTCCTGGCCTGCGGCCCGTTGCCGGAGCTCAAGGCGTCGGCCGCCCTGGAGACCGTGCTGACCCTCACCTACGACGAGGACCCGGAGAAGATCGTCGAGCAGGCCCGGCGGCTGGGCGGCGTCCGCGGCGCCGAGGTCTCCGACACCCGCCTGCGCGTCCTCACCCAGGCGCCGGAGGGCATCCTCGCCGACCTGGTGCGGCTGAGCCAGGAGGCGGGGCTCACGCTGACCGACGTCCGGGTCGTCCGGCCCAGCCTCGAAACCGTGTTCCTCACGCTGACCGGACGGGAGTACCGAGAATGACGGCGTCGACCATCGCGGCACCGGCCGCGCCGCGCGGCCACGCGCACACCGCGCGCGGGTACGCGCGCACCTTCGGGGCGTTGCTCGCCCGGGATCTGCGGGTGATGCGGCGCGGCCTGCTCTCCTTCGTGGCCCGCACGGTCCTCCAGCCCGTGCTGTTCATCTTCGTGTTCGCGGTGGTGCTGCCCGCCATCGGGTACGGGGCCGGCGGCCCGGCCCCGGGCGGGCAGACGGAGACGTTCGCCACGATCCTGGTGCCCGGCCTGGTCGCCTCGGGCATCGTGCTCCAGGGCATCTTCGCCGTGACGACGCCGCTGGTCATGGAGCTCTCCTACACCAGGGAGATCGACGACAGGGCACTGGCGCCGATCCCCGTCTGGGCCGTCGGCGTCGAGAAGATCGTCGCCGGGGCGGTGCAGGGGGTGGTCGCGGCGGTCGTCGTCTTCCTCGCCGTGCTGTTCGTGCACGGGCCCGGCCAGGCGCCCGACCTCGACTTCGGACGCTGGCCGCTGCTGGTCGCCGTGCTGGTGCTGTCGTCCCTCCTGACGGCCTGCCTCGGGCTGCTCATCGGCACGGTGCTGCCTCCGCAGCAGCTCAGCACCCTGTTCGCGATCTTCATCGTCCCGCTCATGATGCTCGGCTGCGTCTACTACCCGTGGGACGCGCTGGACGCGCTGCCGTGGTTGCAGATCACCGTCCTGGCCAACCCGCTCGTCTACGTGAGCGAGGCGCTGCGCGGCGCGCTGAGCCCCGGCGTCCCCCACATGTCCGAGGTGGTCGCGCTGGCCGTGCTCGTCGTGGGGACGCTCGTCACCGGCGCGCTGTCGCTGTGGTCGTTCACCCGGCGCCTGGTGGCCTAGCGATGGGCGGCGACCTGCCTCCGGAACGGTCCGAAGCCCTTTCTCCCGACCGGTCCGGGGCCCTGCCCACCGACTGGCCCGGGGCTTTTTCTCCCGACCGGTCCGGGGCCCTGCCCGCGGACTTCTCCGGAGCCTTGCCCACGGACTGGTCCGGAGCCCTCATCGGCCGCGACGCCGAACTCGCCGGCCTGCGCGACCTGCTCGGCTCCGCGCGGCTCGTCACGCTGACCGGCCCGCCGGGGGTGGGCAAGACCTGCCTGGCGCACGCGTACGCCCGCGCGGCCGGCTACCCGGGGGGTGTGTGGTTCCACGACCTGGCCGCCGATCCGGGCATCCCGGTGACCGTGCCGGGCGACGGGCCGGGCGGAACGCCGGGCGACGGGCCGGGCGAGGGTCCGGCGCTGCTCGTGCTCGACACCTGCGAGCGCGA contains:
- a CDS encoding ABC transporter ATP-binding protein, with protein sequence MADVAVETSGLRKTYVSSSGVTEAVAGLTLQVPKGELFGLLGPNGAGKSTTIGMLTTRIVPTDGVARVAGADVVRDPIAVKRRIGVVAQYNNLDRQLTVLENLEFRGRYAGLPAKEARRRALELLERFSLGSRAGARVTEMSGGQAQRVMIARALIHRPDVLFLDEPTSGLDPQTRVNLWDILDGIRAAGQTVVLSTHYMEEAERLCDRIAIVDHGAVLACGPLPELKASAALETVLTLTYDEDPEKIVEQARRLGGVRGAEVSDTRLRVLTQAPEGILADLVRLSQEAGLTLTDVRVVRPSLETVFLTLTGREYRE
- a CDS encoding ABC transporter permease, whose protein sequence is MTASTIAAPAAPRGHAHTARGYARTFGALLARDLRVMRRGLLSFVARTVLQPVLFIFVFAVVLPAIGYGAGGPAPGGQTETFATILVPGLVASGIVLQGIFAVTTPLVMELSYTREIDDRALAPIPVWAVGVEKIVAGAVQGVVAAVVVFLAVLFVHGPGQAPDLDFGRWPLLVAVLVLSSLLTACLGLLIGTVLPPQQLSTLFAIFIVPLMMLGCVYYPWDALDALPWLQITVLANPLVYVSEALRGALSPGVPHMSEVVALAVLVVGTLVTGALSLWSFTRRLVA